In the genome of Lathyrus oleraceus cultivar Zhongwan6 chromosome 4, CAAS_Psat_ZW6_1.0, whole genome shotgun sequence, the window cagtaaattgttgctacaacttatttcaataatcacttattttaatctatttttttaattgaatcctaaaccaaccaaaaccccattaatcgttactatcattggttaattcattcaagaatccttgtgagaacgataatccgagtcagtttgtcgttaaactacatttttgaaaaaATACTTGTTTTGATTcgcgtgcgacagcggatcagTCGGTTATAACGATTTTGTTAATTCGCCATGGGATTATCATGATAAGATCATTCATACAAGGcttcaaacatcaacaatagagaaatatGAGATTCTAAAACACAACTTGACCACTTTTGTAATTATGTTTAATCTCTTATTTACTTTTCGACTAAAactcacccccccccccttttagttttttatacattgcacacattttgtcttgTTAGAAGAAGTCCCTGTGAATTCGATCTTTTTATTAATTCGACATTATCGGTAAACTTACCGAGAATTCATCATATTCTTGTAGGGACTCGGAGGGCTCTTGTCGGACATTGAACAGACTGGTGGTAATCACCTTTATATGTTTGTTGGCGAAGAAGTGTTGTACCATCCTTTTAGTCAGGTCTTGATAACAGGTAACCGATAGTCTCGGCAGACTCATATACCAGCGTAGTGCCACATCTTTGAAGGTTCCCGCAATGAGTTTTCATTTCAAGGAGTTGGAAGCCCCGACTATTGACATATAATTACTAAGTGATATTATGTGCTCCTGAGGATCACTTTTGCCATAAAAAGATGGCAAAAGTGGTGGCTTGAAATTTTCTGGGACTTGATCACCCCAAATCATTTTTGACAGAGGTTGAGGATCAATgagctcttcctcatcctcccTCTCCCTCGTACTTTTTGATTGTTGCAAAGTATGGACACTTTCTTACAGAGACTCGTTATGTTGGCGCAAGTTCTCCATAATTGCTAGAAGATAAGCCATGTTTGGGGGATGGTGATCCTCGTTGGGAGATGATATAGACATAACGTTGATTATGATACAATGTATGTTTTTTGTATGAGGCCTAAGAAATTTTTGTTGGGCCCTACAGTGGACGTCAAATGTTCTTGCTCAATACTATTTGGAGAAATCTTCCTGAAACTTAGACAGGAGAGACTGCAATTGTCCTATTAGTTATGAGGTATTAGTTGTTGTCCTCTTCCTCACAGGAAAAGTTTCCTTTTATACTCCTTTACTCATCAATAATCCTTAAAGGTAAGCTTCTTCAAATCCCTCATTAAGGCGACTCTAGATAACGTCATCCACCCTCTATAATTATCGGATAACACCTCCTTCATCAATTTCTATCATGGGAGTTATATGGAAGCATTTCGTAACCGTCCCTTGTGACTATCCATATGGTTTCCTAACACTGACGTCAGATCTGACTTGTTCTTCAGTGATATCACGATATCGGCTCCGACGTGCTTACATTGTATCTAAGTGAACTCTAACCGGATTTCGACTTGTGTAAGGCTATGACTACCCGTTCACTTGCTTTCTCGTACATTCTCAAAATCTCGGTCATGGAATTTCGAAATATATATATTCTAAGTAAAAGTAAGAATATTATATCTACCTTCTAGATAAAAGTAAAAGGCATAACTATAATTTAATAACTTGAATTTATTCTAGAAATTATACATTAGTCAAATGTTTTTATTAAGTTAatctttttttaatttataaaaaaatgaTAATATGCTAATTAAAAACTTATTAAACTTCAAGTTGAAATAGTGTGACAATATTAGTAAACTAACATAATATCAgttaaaaaaagaaaagacaaCCATCAAGTCAGAAATGATAATATAAACTCAAAAGTATACATTTTAACAAACATGTATCTATGAAGTGATTTTAAAGTTGCCTATAAATACTATTGGACATTGAGATTAATCATCCGTGAGTTCCTCTTTGTCTCTCTTTCTCATAACAAACACACACGCTCATAATCTGTCCCGCTTTACTCACAAGGTTTGGCTGTGATTACTGTTTTTATCTTTTGGAATTTTCTTCTGTCTTGTTTGCTTCATCTCTAGCAAGTTGTTCAGAGTGTATGTAGGCAATGCTGTCTATAACTTCCATAGTCTTTGAcattttttgttttgtttttgttcATACTAGGTGAAGGAGTGAGAAGATGAGGGAAGAAACAGGAAAACTTGACTTCGAAAAAGTGATAGAAGAATTCGAGAGAATAACAAAAGATGCTGAGAATGTTCAAAAGGAAACACTGAGAAAGATTCTGGAAGAAAATGCATCAACTGAATATTTACAGAATTTAGGATTGAATGGAAGAACTGATCCTGAAAGTTTCAAGGCTTGTGTTCCATTGGTCACTTACAAAGATTTCGAGCCTTATATTCAAAGAATGGTTGATGGTGATGTTTCTCCTATTCTCACTGAAAAACCAATCACAGCTGTGTCCTTAAGGTATGAACACAGTTTCTTATTTTTTAATCTTctcatttgaatttgaaaatgtTAGAAGTTTTTTAATATGAAAAAAGTGTTATGTTTTTGCAGTTCTGGTACTAGTCAAGGGAATCGAAAATTTATTCCATGGAATGATGAACTGTTTAAAACAACAGTGCAAATATATCAAACCTCTTTTGCCTTTAGAAACAGGTATTGTTCATTATTAATAATTCAATTTCATGTAGCATTCAAACCAATATCAAAACCTAACAAAGTTTGATTTTTGATTTTGTAGAGACTTTCCTATCCAAGATGGAAAGGCTTTAAGCTTTATCTACGGAAGCAATGCACCACCAAAAAAAGGGGATGTGATACTAGGAACAGCGACATCGAATGTGTTTGGAAATCCCGGATACAAGAATGCAATGCAAGCACTTAAATCTCAAAGCTGCAGTCCAGATGATGTAATCTTCAGTCCTGATTTTCAGCAATCACTCTACTGCCACTTCTTATGCGGACTACTTTTCAGAGAAGAAGTTCAATCGATTTCATCAACGTTTGCACACAGCATTATCTACGCTTTCAGAACATTCGAGCAAGATTGGGAAGAACTCGTTAACGATATCAAAGAAGGTGTTCTTAGCAGCAGAATCACTGTCCCGTCCATTAGAGATGCTATGTCGAAACTGCTGAAACCAAATCCTGAACTAGCTAACTTGATCCACAAGAAATGTGCAGGATTAAGCAACTGGTATGGATTGATACCAGAGCTTTTTCCTAATGTTAAGTATATCCAAGGAATCATGACAGGTGCAATGGAGCCTTATTTGAACAAATTGAGACACTATGCCGGAGAAGTTCCTTTGGTGACTTCCGAGTACGGTTCTTCGGAAGGCTGGATTGCTTCCAACGTGAATCCTAAAGTAGCTCCTGAATTTGCTACTTATGCAGTTCTTCCTCAAATTGCATACTTTGAATTCATTCCAATCACACAACTTGATGGAACTCAAGTAAAGCTCGAAGCAGTTGGTTTAACTGATGTCAAGATCGGCGAGGAGTATGAGATTGTTTTAACCAATCCCGCAGGTTTATACAGGTATAGGCTAGGAGATATAGTTAAGGTTATGGGATTCCATAACTCGACTCCGGAAATCAAGTACATGCGCAGGAGTGGTCTTTTGCTTACGATAACCACTGACAAGCATAGCGAGAATGATTTACAATTATCAGTAGAAAATGCGTCCAAGTTTTTAGCTGAGGTGAAAAAAGAGGTGATTGACTACACTAGCTACATTGATTTATCAACAGAACCAGCACACTATGTTATCTTCTGGGAAATTAGTGGTGAAACAAATGATGAAGTTCTAAGTGAGTGTTGCAGGTGTTTGGACAAGTCTTTTATTGATCCAGCTTATATGTTTTATAGAAAATGCAAAGGTATTGGTGCTCTTGAACTGCGAGTTGTTGGAAAAGGAACATTCGAGAAGATTCTTGAGAGCCAAGTTGCAAGAGGTGTGCCTGTGAGTCAGTTCAAGACACCTAGGTGTGTTGGTCCTACGAACACGACAATGTTGCAAATATTGTTTGAAAATGTTGTTAAGAGCTATGTTAGTACTGCTTACGATTGATTTAGTTTGAATTAGAGAAGAATGAAATTATTAGTTTAATAAAATATCTGGCTGACAATAATGGTGGGTAGAAGTCAACATGATTGGTTAGTTAGAGATTTAAGAATGTTTTATTGAATTGGAGTCAATAAAGGTCATGGTTGTCGAAAATAAAAAGGGAAAGATCACACAAATATGTACCCTTTATATCCATGAAATTCAAGTATAAATAAAATGACTATTGCTATTCTTACACAAAATTTTTGCATCAATTCTTACACTATTTATATGGTAATAAATAGtgtttttttaaataaaataatattaaaattttattttaaataaaaatatatttataaaaaaacaattttttaaaattaattttgtaaaaaaatataatattttttattaattaattttattattgcATTAACCATATATTAACCACTTATTTTCCTGATAGTTTATTAATCAATTTCACAACTTAATTAACCAATAAAATACATAATATTAATCAAATTCTGaaattaatttataatttgactaatgaattttgaaaatt includes:
- the LOC127076055 gene encoding jasmonoyl--L-amino acid synthetase JAR6 produces the protein MREETGKLDFEKVIEEFERITKDAENVQKETLRKILEENASTEYLQNLGLNGRTDPESFKACVPLVTYKDFEPYIQRMVDGDVSPILTEKPITAVSLSSGTSQGNRKFIPWNDELFKTTVQIYQTSFAFRNRDFPIQDGKALSFIYGSNAPPKKGDVILGTATSNVFGNPGYKNAMQALKSQSCSPDDVIFSPDFQQSLYCHFLCGLLFREEVQSISSTFAHSIIYAFRTFEQDWEELVNDIKEGVLSSRITVPSIRDAMSKLLKPNPELANLIHKKCAGLSNWYGLIPELFPNVKYIQGIMTGAMEPYLNKLRHYAGEVPLVTSEYGSSEGWIASNVNPKVAPEFATYAVLPQIAYFEFIPITQLDGTQVKLEAVGLTDVKIGEEYEIVLTNPAGLYRYRLGDIVKVMGFHNSTPEIKYMRRSGLLLTITTDKHSENDLQLSVENASKFLAEVKKEVIDYTSYIDLSTEPAHYVIFWEISGETNDEVLSECCRCLDKSFIDPAYMFYRKCKGIGALELRVVGKGTFEKILESQVARGVPVSQFKTPRCVGPTNTTMLQILFENVVKSYVSTAYD